The Candidatus Acidiferrales bacterium region GGTTCGTCTTCTGTAATTACATTTGTTTCGTCGCTTGGGGTATATATCGTTGTCATCAATCTAATCGCAATTTTTTTTGGCAATACCATAAGGTACTTATACCCTGGGTTACAGCCAACTCTTACGTTCTGGGGTGTTAGAGTAACTCAAATGCAGGTTATCGAGTTCATTGTATCAATAATTAGTATCATCGGATTTTTCATACTCTTAGAAAAAAGTTCTCTTGGCCGTAAGATAAGAGCTGTTTCGGATAATTCAACTTTGGCAAACGTGTTAGGTATCAGCGCAAAAAGAATTAGAGTTCAAGTATTTTTGGTTGGGTCGCTCCTTGCTTCCATAGCATCACTCCTAATAGCATTTGACGTCGGCGTTACTCCCTTTGTTGGAATGTCTGCAGTCCTGACCGCTGCCGTAGCTGTCATTATAGGTGGAGTTAATTCTTATCGTGGTTCAGTCGTGGGGGCAATTCTTCTTGGATTATCTCAAAATGTAGTAATATGGTTTCTTTCCGATCAATGGAAAGATGCTGTAACTTTTTTAATTCTTGTAATTGTTCTTGTATGTAGACGACAAGGCCTTTTATCCGCTAAGATGAGATTGGAAGAGAAATGAGTTACATGCTGTACATAGTAATCCTGATAGAGATATATACTGTTCTATCACTTTCGCTAAACGTTGTTGTTGGCTACGCTGGTCTTGTGACTTTAGCTCAGGCCGCTCTATATGGTGTTGGTGCATATGTCGCAACCTTATTAATGGTCAACCTGCATTGGGGATTTCTACCGGCTTTACTGCTTGCCGTAGTCGGTACGGTTTTATCGAGCTTTTTAATAACCGCAGCATCTATGAGATTCAAGGGAGATTATTTTATTCTTGCCGCATTAGCGTTTCAGGTAATCGTTTATTCAGTCATAAACAATTGGGTAACGGTCACCAAAGGTCCCTTCGGCATCGCAGGAATTCCTAAACCTGATCTCTTTGGAATACATTTAGATTCGCTATTAACGTTCTCATTGTTCGGGTTGGTCATAACAGTGATGGTTGGCGGCTTAATCTATATGGTGCTACACTCGGCATTCGGCCGTACACTACAGGCCATCCGTGACGATGAAATTGCCGCGACAACGTTAGGAAAAAAGGCCAGCTCATTTAAAATACGTAGCATCGCTATTTCGGCTGGGTGTGCTGCGGTGGCTGGAACTCTTTATGCAACCTTCATAACCTATATAGACCCATCAACTTTTACCACAGATGATTCTTTGCTTTTGCTTTGCATGGTTTTATTAGGTGGAACAGGAAACTTTAAGGGCCCCATTGTGGGCGCCGTCATTTTGGTTTTATTACCCGAGGCACTGCGATTATTGGCAATTCCCGACTCAGTTTCAGCAAATTTGCGAATGATAATCTATGGCATTGCCTTAATTGTTATGATGCTTGTTCGTCCCCAGGGGATTGCCGGAAAATACAAATTTGAATCCTAATATGGCAAGCAATTTTTTGTTAGAAACAGTATCTCTTTCCAAATCCTTTGATGGCGTGAAAGCCGTGGATTCGGTATCTATTCAAATTCCGGAACGAACTATAACCACCATTATTGGTCCAAACGGTGCCGGTAAAACCACTCTGTTTAATATCATTTCGGGACTTATAGTTGAAGACTCCGGTGTAGTTCGTTACAAAGATAAATCTCTTAATGATACACCGGCTTGGAATCGATCTGCGGCTGGCATTGGCAGATTGTGGCAGGATGTTAGGTTATTTAAGAATATGACAGCCATGGAAAATCTCCTCGTTGCAGGAAGAAAGCAAGCAGGAGAAAAGATCTTGGACTTGTTCTTTCAGCCGCATAAAGTTGGAGCTATTGAGAAGGAGAATAGACAGCAGGCACTCGAGATTTTAGAATTGTTTGGACTCGCAGAAAAACGGAATACTATCAGCGAGGACTTGTCGTATGGACAGCAAAAGCTGATTGCTCTTGGGAGACTTCTTATGAATAATTCGGATCTGCTGTTACTTGACGAACCAACTGCCGGTGTTAATCCAGTCATTATTGAGAAACTTTTGGAGCATATACTCAATCTTGTGAAAAATGGGAAAACAGTCCTTATGATCGAACACGATGTCCCTAAAGCAATGGCTATCTCAGATATGATCTATGTAATGGATAACGGAAGAATCGCTCTTTCTGGTTCACCTTCTGAGATTTTATCAAACACCCAACTTAAAGAAATATATGTAGGAGTATGAAGACTGAAGTGTTAACTCGTCGAGCATATCTTAAGATCGAAGACATCAGTGTTCGATACTATAAAAAGGATATTTTATCTGAAGTATCTCTTGAGGTAATGCCCGGGGAGATAGTTGCAATAATTGGAGCGAACGGTGCAGGGAAATCAACCCTTTTAAAAGCAATCTCAGGTGTAGTACCACCCCATAAGGGGAAAATTATTGTAGAAGGAAGAAATGTTACTGGTATGGAAACTACGTTGTTATTTAACCTCGGTATCAGTTCCTTGCTACAGGGCAATAATACATTTCCAAGCCTGACAGTCTTGGAACACCTTCTTCTGATTAATAAGACAAAAAGCAAGATTGACAATAAGAATGATTCAGATAGTATGAATGAAGTTTGGAGCATATTTCCCGAGCTGTACGAAGTGAGAAACAAAAGAGCAGGACTCCTCAGCGGAGGTGAAAGGCAGAAACTATCAATAGCCACGATGCTGGTGCAGGATGCAAAGATGTGGCTGCTTGATGAACCATCAGGTGGCCTTGCCCCACAAGCTGTTAAGAACGTCATGAATATAATCAGACGGCTTAGCACGGAAAGGGGGATAGCGGTATTGTTGGCAGAGCAGAACTTACGAGAAGCGTTAAAGATTGCTGACCATGCTTATGTGCTTAAAGGTGGCAAAGTGTTTCATGAGGAAAACCCTTCTGAAATATTGAACAATGGAAAGATGGAAGAGATATTCTTTAAGTAGCAGTAGAAGGTGGTGCCATGAAATGACAAATTTGCTATAATTTCAAAAAAGGTCGTTAATCACGAGATAAATGGAGAAAAAAATGAAAAGAAAATTTTGGATAGCGGCAACAGCTGTAATAATCATAGGGTTGATAATAGCTGCCGTCACTACCTTGGTACAAAGAAAACCCAATGATGTAAAATTTGGCGCTATTCTTTCTCTCACAGGGGATGCTGCTTCCTACGGCACCATGATGAAAAATGGGATGGAAATTGCTCAGGATGAGGTAAATACTTCTGGAGGTATAAATGGGAAAAAGCTCGATATGATTTATGAGGACTCCCAATTCGATCCAACCGATGCTGCTTCTGCCGCTCAGAAGCTTATCAATGTTGATCATGTGCAGGTAATTACAGGAATTACCGGCAGCAAAAATGCTCTGGCAGTTGCTCCTATCGCAAATGCGAATAAGGTTGTGATTGTCGATGCCTTATCGTCCGCGGCTGAGTTGACTACAAAGGGTGGAAAGTATTATTTCCGTATAATGCCTTCAGATGACTTCAGCGGAATGTACGTTGCGCAATGGGCCATCAGCAATGCATGGAAGAACGGCGTGATTCTGTACGCAGACGACGATTGGGGGAAAGGAATCGAAAATTCCGCGGCCTCAAAGTTTGAGTCCCTCGGTGGAAAGATTGCTCTATCAGAACCGGTGGAAACTGGCACAAATGATTTCAGAACGGTGGTGACAAAAGTGGCTATGGCAAAACCAGATGTAGTGTTCCTCTTTGCTTATGCACCTGAAGCAGCTATCTTCGTAAAGCAAATGAGAGAATTCAACGTTAAGACTCACTACATCGGAAGCGATAACCTTAGCGCGGGTGAATTTGCCAAAGTTGGTGCTGATGTGGTGGATGGCGTAATGTTTGATCTTCCAGCCGAAGGCTCAGGTCCAGCATACGATAGTTTCCGTAGTGCTTATAAGGCTAAGTTTGGGGAGTATCCAAGTGTAAATTCCATAAAAGCGTATGATGTTGTTAAACTTGCTGCCTTTGTTGTTTCCAAGGTAGGATACGACGGAGTGAAGATACAAGAATTCCTCGCAGATAGTCTTGCCAATGATAATTACCATGGAGCTTCTGGGAAGATTGTTTTTGACCAGAACGGCGATATCGAGAATCCACAGTATGACAAAATGATATATGAGAACGGGCAATACGTAAAAATGAGTACGGAGAAGTGAGTGGACAAGACTAATATCACGATAAGAGATGTAATTTCAGCGCGAAAGTTTCTAGAACAGTACGATGTAAAAACTCCATTACGTTTCAATACGATCCTCTCTCAAGAGACTGGAGCAGAGATCTATATAAAGCATGAAAACTTTAATCTTTCGGGTGCGTTCAAGATCAGAGCAGCGCTGTATTATGTTGGTACGCTTCCAGAAGTTGATCGCAAGAAGGGCCTCATTGCGGTCACGCGGGGCAATCATGGCGCAGCCCTGGCCATTGCTGGAAAGAGATTTTGCACTAGTGTAACGGTGGTCGTTCCCGTAGGAAATTCTATAGGCAAAAACAGACTTATAAAATCTTATGGCGCTGAACTTGTGGAATATGGCAAGGATTATGATGAAGCAAAAGAGCACTGCGAGAAACTTGCAGCAGAAACCGGAAAGGTTTATGTCCACACTGCAAACATCCCAGGAATAATAGCCGCTGCCGGCACATGCGCATACGAAGTCTTTGAGGAGCTTTCCGATCCTGATGTCTTAATTGTTCCGATCGGCAGCGGAGGGCTTATTTCAGGTACCGCGATTGTAAGAAATGCCATTAACCCGAGCACAAAAATTATCGGAGTACAAGCCGAGAAGGCGAACGCCGTTTATAGGTCATTGAAGGAAGGGAGAACCATCCAGCTTGAATCATGCGACACCATAGCTGATGGGCTAGCGACTCGTTCCGTATTCGAACTTCCCTTCTCCATAATCAAAAGCAACGTTAACGAAGTCGTCACTGTATCCGAAGAAGAAATTAAAGCAGCCATCTGTCGCGGTATCGAGTCAACCCATTCGTTGATCGAAGGGGCTTCGGCGTCAACCATAGCTGCCTTGGGAAAGGTTTCATCATATCTTAAAGGAATGAAGGTTGTGCTCTTTATTACCGGTGCAAATATCGACAAAGAGATTTTATCCGCTGCGGTTAATGCGTAATAGGGGTATGAGAGGAGAGTAAGATGCTAAAGCTAATGATGAATCCCAATTTACGGATTGAAGAAAAGCTTGAGCCAAGATTTGAGATTTTATTCCAAAATAGAATAGACTACAAAGATGAGCCGTCGAAATTAGATGCTGCCCAAAATACCGCAAACGAACTCGCGCTTTACCATGAAAGTAAGAGGACAGTCCAGAAACTTTTTCAAAAAAGTAAGGAACCGCTCCTAGTTGTCGATTTCTGCGCCGGCACAGGATTGTTCTCTGAACACATCCTGGAGGTGGCAAATGTTGGTAAGGTCGTTTGCGTGGACACAGACGATCAGTTCCTTGATGCTTCACGCCAAAGGCTTACAAAACATGCAAACATTGAATTCGAGTTTCGTAATGAAGATGCCACAACTTTTAGATATCCTGAGAAGGTGGATCTCATCTTGATGGGATCGGCGTACCACCATGTACTTAACGAAGAGAAGGTACAGTTTTTGAAGAACGCTAAGGAACTATTAAAGCCAGATGGCCATATCCTGGTGAATGAAAATTTTTTACCACCATATTCCAATTCGTTAGAATCGTACCGGGAGGCGGTATACCTTTTCTATTCAGAGCTTATAAAATATCTCGAGAAAATGGGAACGCCGGATAATGCCGTTGACATAATTAGACAGGTGGCATGGTACGGATACCAGTATGATTATGAGTATAAGGTGTCGTACAATGTGTTCCATGACCATGTTAAGAAGGCTGGATTGAAAATATCTCGCAAGATTAGGGTTTGGCCTCATAAATACCCTAATGCTTTTCCTAGCGATAATGTTGGAAGTTTCGTTGTAGTGGTTGGTATGCACGAAAGAGTCCACCGTGAATTATAAACAAGTACTAGTAGATCATATTGTAGCGCAGACGGTTGCTACTGTCATTTCTTCCGAGCGGTTCTTCGCTATTGCAGAATCGCCATATAGTGCTCTTCCTGATCTTTACGATGACTTATTTGAAAGAGGGTTGGTGGACCTGATAGATAAACCAAATGGTCAGACGGAACTAAATCGTCTCAACCGTTCGTATTACGATTTACTCGCAAGAATACTAACGTACCATCTGGCTCCGCTTGGCATCCACCTGGTAGCCATACCATGGAAAGGAGAGTACCTTCATTCTTACCGTAGGTATTTTTCTCCCGAAAAGGGTGTGAGCAAGGTTTTTTCCGATTTCATTAAAGACTGGTGTGATAAGTGTAGTACTCGGAGGGGACACGTTAATGTTGGTGGCAGGCAAGTCCCACCAAGATTAATTGGCACAAGTGTCAGAAAGTTAACAATTAAAATCACTAAAAAGGATCCTACTTCATTAGCTACTGCATTTACTAAAGAGAAAGTGGACTTGGAATTGTTCGTTTTCAAAAGGGCAGACGAAGATGTTTCTGTGATCAAAACCATTTGCGAAAATGTTTTTGAAAGGGTTGAATTTATACGAAATAAATTTTCAATACTCTGGCAATGGATTGTGGTTCACGAGGGAACAAAGCATTACGATGAGGTGGTTGAGGGGAGACCGGAGAATTACCTCATAGATCGCTTGCTGTGTTTAGTCTTGGCGACGGTTTCAAAACATGAATCTCTTAATGAATACGATCTTACCCATCCGTATTTCCAAGAAATCTTTTATGATCCTGGTAAGAAAAGATTCTGGACAAGATACCGGCTAGCTTATCACCAGATCAAAGGATTGGTTGAAGAAGGGAAATTGAAGCCCGATGAGGTTGCTCTATTAAGTGTGAAATCGTACCCGACGACCTCTTACACACCAGCTGTTATCTATGCAGGTTTAGGCGGACCAATAGGTGAATGGACTGAAGAATCATTCGGTGAAGACTATCCGACAGATCTTTTGAAAGTCGAAAGTAAACTCTGGGATAAAACGGACTACAAGGGTTATCTCTTACCACTTTCAGAATTTGGAGAAAATAGATTTGCTGTCACATTAAGACTTTTGCATTTGTGGAAACCGGAGCGAATCGACTTTGCAATAGCGGAAGAAGCATTAAAGTTGGTTGCAAAAGACTACAAGTCAATGTTTTTTGACCTTGAAAGAAGAGATGTTGAGCAGGCGTTGCAGGAAAACCCTGATAAAGATATGAGCAGCGCGTTCACAGTACTTGAGCGGCTTATGCACGAAGAAGATTCTCCGGCCAGCATCAAGGAAAGAGCCACCGTTAAAGGCATTGAGACCTTTACCGATAGGCAACGCAATCTTAACATGCAACGTTTGAACAGCGCGCGTAGAGCAGCAATCTCTCAGGTCATGGCTCGCAACATGTCTCACAATATAGGCTCTCACGTCTTGGCGAATCTGATCAAAAAGGAACAAATTGAAAACATCGACAAGGTTAATATCTTTGATGAACAATGCAACAGTTTTCAACAAATCAACAAAAAGGAGCTTTCCACCGAAGGGAAAATTGACAAAGATAAAGCGATCTCGTTCTTCAACGTCTATCTAAAAACAAGAATGGATTACCTTGCTGATATTGCCACAAGTGTCCCAACCCTTTTAGTGAACAAGTCGATGTATAAGGAAATCCTGTCTGGTTTCGACAGAAACCGTCTTCTATTGAATTATATCAGTGGGATCAACCAGTTTGCTTATAGGATTACTTTGTGGGATTATCGACAGGGTCAACAACTTGAGATAAAAGATAACGGTCTGTACCCGCCAAAAGAAGACCTGCTCGTTGCGATACCCAACGATGTTTTGGGTTGTCATGCATTCTATGTGATTTTGGAAAATCTCATTCGTAATACCGCTAAGCATGGCGGAAAACCAGATGACAGTAGTGAGGTAGAATTCAAAATTGAGTTTAGAAATTGTGAGGCCGATAGTTCCTTGTATGAAGTCCTGATCCATGACAACTGTAAAATTACTGCCGATTCAGCACTTGATCGAAAAGAGTTAGAGGCATGGTCAAAAGAATGCAATGAAAAGGATGCTGGAAGTAGTGTGGACTTGGACACACCCATAGGTCGGCTTGTTTATAAACTTAACAAAAGATTAAACGACGGCGTACTAGATCGGGGGACTCTTAGGCAAGGTGCCTGGGGATTAATTGAAATGCAGGTCTCTGCCGCGTACCTTCGACAGATTGCACCTGAAGAGGTGGATGAAAGAGAATTCCATGTTGACGTGTGCTCGAATAATTGTCAACCCAATGCAAGCCAGATCAATATAATTAAAGCCGTAAATGTAAACGGATGTCTAGGGTATCGTATTCATCTAATGAAGCCATCAAACTACCTAATCGTTGGAGATTTTGGGATTGATCAAGACCGCAGGAAAAAGTTAGCGGAGGAAGGGATTTGTGTGTTGTCAAGCAACGAATTTGATCCAGAAAAATCGGTGTACCCGCATCCCTTTCTACTCTATGTGGATAATGACAACCTAGGAGCCAAGATCGAGGATAATAGAAGCGCTCTGCCATACCGCGTAATGCCCATTGATTCAAAACTTAAAAAGGTGGTAGAGATCATTAGAGACCGGAAAGGAAATTTTTTAGGATTGGTAGATGAAATAGTATGGCCTCAATGGGCAAAGTCATTTCTCAAGAAACACGACATTGCGAAACTCATATGCTCTCCTCTAAATGATGGAGAAAATAAATTTCAATTTTCTACTGGTGAATCGAGTGGAAAAGATATAGACGCAGCATTTCCTCCACATGGTGAAAAGTGGAGTGATTTAGAAAAAAATTGTCAGTATGTTGAACCATTATCTTCCAGAGTGAAGACCTCTTTGCCTAATTTTGATTTTGATAATGGCACTTTGGTATTTAGACGTGTTAAGGACGAATCGGTCAAAAGTAAAATCGCAGAGTTTGTCGCGATGAAGATTGCTATAATAGATGAACGCATCCAGAAGGCATTGGATTACGAATACAAACCCAAAAATCAAGAACCTATAAAATTTGGTTCTATATATGAGAAAACGAATCGGATTGTACCTTCTGCAAATGAGTTTGATTTGAACCAGTTTGATTTCACCCAAAAACGTAACGATGAAGATCTAACCGTTAAAGAGAAAATTGAAAGATGGCTTGCCACAAATCTTAAATCGCTAGATGTACTTATTATACATCTTGGCATTATAGAGAAGATACTAAAGGGTGCTGATACAAACGACACAGCGATAGAACGGTATTTAAATGACAGAGTAAAATGCCACAATGAGAACCTTCTTATCGTTATAACTTCAGGCAGAGGGCAACCTCATAATCTTCCTAAAGAAGAACGTTTTGTCAACGTCTCATCGGTGACCGAATGTTTGGTGGATGATTTATCTAAGTACAAGCTGACTAATCTTGTGCTTGCAGCAAGAAAGCTGAGGAGCTGAGAGTATGGGAACAGCCATGGTTTTAATCGTGACAAATACACAGAAATTGGAGGATGCAAACATTAATGAGGAATCTCAGATTGCACTTGGCTTAATATCCAACAATGATGATATCTTAAAGCAAAATAGTCCACTCGGGTACGAGGCGTCGCTTGGTAAGTTTGTTTCCCTTAAAAACACGCACGATATTATTCTTGTCCATGAGAACATGGCACAGCAACAGATTATAGCGCACAGCGTTTTTAAATCCCTTCTCGAAAATGCGGACCCTTTGGTAGGTGTCGTTCATTTCGCAGCCCAAGACATGAGTACTTTTATTGAGAGTAAACTTCGACAGGGAAAGAGAACAGACTTGCAGCTTGTTCATCATGGTTCGGATAGCCTGCCGACACAACTTTTCAATGTGCTGTGCGATAGGCAGATTTCAGACAAAAAGGGTGAAATTTTAAAAATCCTTAAAACCGATTTTACACTAGAATTCAAACTCAAACTCTTGCACCAGCTGCATGTTCCGCCCAATAACATTTCAGATGCTGAAGAACGCTGGAGTAAACTCATCGAACTCGTTAAAGCAGACGAAAGAGAAAGCGGTAATCGAGAGCAGTATGAAGAAGCGTGGAGGAGTCTCAAAAAAGGATATCAAACATTAAAAGAGTCCGATGAACAAAAATATGAAGAAAAATACATGGAGTTGCTTGCTGTGTTTCGTAATAGGTTAAATTTGATTAGAGAATAGACTATGGCACGGAGACACGATTGATGTACAAGAATCGATTTGGACCGCAAAGCAATCAAAGCAGAGCGCCTGCCAAAACTAGGGCTGACAAATCGTCCCCATCTGTAGTGATAATTGATCACAACAAACCATTCGTCGAATTCCTCGTCCAGCGGTTTAAGGGGCTTGGATATAATTCGCAACCTGTAATTGGGGCAACTTCAGATGAAATTCTTAATGCGTTAGCGAAGGTGGCAGGAATTCGAGCCATATTCATAAATATCCATCTGAGACTCAGCGACCGAGAAAAATTACAGAGTTGTAAAGGGATTGATTTGGCGAAGCACATTAGACTTACCCAATCTCTGTCGGACGATTTGCGCAGGTGTCCTATGGTCATCTACTCTTTTTTCCGGATTTGGGTCCTGCTAAAGACTGATCCAAGAAATGTATTCCTCACTTCACCAGGCATTTCTGTAATCGATGCCACACAAGTTATTCATTTAGAATTACGCAACCATGAATTGCACATCGGAAAGTTTAAATCAAAGGTGACTCCTTTACGCTCGCTTTCATTGTTGACACCTTATCTCAAGCTGGACATGTCGGAAGCCATAACTCTTGAAAAGCATAAAATAGCAAATTGGTGGGGACCGAGTCGCCTGTTAGTCGGGCACAAAATTTTCGTGAATGATCCACAAAGTCTAGATATACAATATGCTGGAAAACAGCTTCAAGATAAGTTCAAAACTCGCAGCGAGGATGTTAGCTCAAAAGAGATTATGTTCATAAATGAACAGTCTATTAAGATTGGATCAAACGAACGAGAGCACCAAATTGTTTCGTACCACGATGGCGTTCAAGGAATTTCCGATACACTTAATAAGATGGTTTTGGCAAAACAACCCGGCGTAACTGAGCGAGACAATCTGAAAACGCTGATAGATAATCTTTGTTCGACGAATGGTATTCCGGGAGTTCAGAAGAAATTCAAGGGCGTGTTGTATATAGATGATGAGATTGATAATGGATGGCTGGATGTTCTTCACATGCTTTTGGGAGAATCATATGTCAAGGCTATAAAATCTTTCGATGAAGCATCAGAGGCGGTAAGGTACACTAATTTACGTGAATACCTTTTGGTTTTGCTTGATCTTAGGCTGCAAGGAGAAACTCAGAATAGATATTCCAATATCATGGATTTCAGCGGAGCCAAACTCCTGAAATTGATAAAGGACCCCAAGCGTGGTGATCCAAGTATGCCAGTAATTATATTCACCGCCTCTTCTCGAATCGAAATCTTGGAACAACTTACCGAATTGGGAGCCGATGGCTTCTGGTCTAAAGAAGGTTTACTGAATTCACCCGATGATGCGTACAGTTTTCGTAACTATTTAAAACTTAGAAGATTGATTTACGAGGCACTTGGCCAGGTCCGCCTGCGTTTAGTTTGGGATAAAATAAAATCCCTTGAACAGAGGACAATTGATGCAGATACGATGGCTTATCTGTATGATGCCTTTTCGTTTCTAAGAATGCGAAAGAAAGTGTGGAACTCCGTCTCAATCAGCAACGAAACAAACTTTGGAGAATCCATTCTTCACTCGTATTTAGCGGCTGAAAATCACTGCAAAGAATTGGTTAAAAACCTTCCTTGGGAAGAGCCATCAGTAGTCCCAGGTATAATTGAAGGCGGTTTTAAGAATATGGTCACGGCATTGTCGAATCGTAACGTCATTAATCTAAGTCATGAAAATGCTTTAATGGCACTGAGTAACTTACGGAATACGGTCGCTCATTCTTCGAGTGAAACGACTGCGACTTTTGAAAATGCAATCAATTCAATAAACCATGTTATTACGTTCTTATTAGCAAAGGGGTAAGAAAAAGCAATAGAGGAAAGCTGAGTGTGACGCAATAAGGTGAAGAAATCAGAATCTAAGGAACAGCGTGTAGCAGAGTTCTCGACTCAAAAGTCGCAGATACTTTTTATATGGAACACATATCCATATTCTATGTCCTTGGCAGATACTTTTGGCAGACAATCTTTAGCCCTCTCCGAAAAAGAAGTTGCCGACATCGACATTTCTAACTGTTCTTTTATAGTAATTCTTGCGGAACTAGATTGGAATGGGAAGAAACTTTCCGATTTTTACGGAGTGGAAATTTTGAAAAAACTTCGTGCAGAACGGCATATGACTGCGCAGGTTTTATTCTGTTCGTTCCTACCTGAAGAATACTTTTACTTGCCCACGCATCATGGACGATTTGATATACTTAAAACCTCAGGGCATCACTTCTGTCAGCTTCCCGCAGACTTAAAGACAACTCTATCTAAGCTGAACATGGAACCGATCGACATAGAGACCCTAGAGGACATTGTGGATAGTACTTGTGGTCTCAAAGGTCTGTTGTTTGAAAGGATCCATGATCTAAAGAATTCCGTCATGATATCCGAACAACATCAAGCTATGCCACTTGAGAAGTTCAATCAAATGATCACTGATGCCGTTGAGACTGCCAAGGGAAAGATTTCAAGTTTGTTTTTTGACGACACAGGAGTCTTACGAGTCTTTAGCGAAATAGTTAAGGAAATAAACTCTAAAGTGAAATCTGAACAAGATTACTCATCGGTGACAGATATTATAAGTAATTCCGAGGGGCGTTTGCAGGTGCTTTTGCCGTCTCAAGAACAAAAGACTGTCTCTTCTCTGACAGGAGAGAGGCCTCCATGGAAGATTTTGTTCGTTGATGATAAGGAAGTTAGCCGCCAAAGGATACGTGAGGAATTTGAAAAACGAAACATCACTTGTGAAATTGCCTGCACAGCGGAGGAAGTTTTTAAGATACTTGATGATGATGTTGGCAGAAATTTGATTACTGCATTGATTGTTGATTACCGTCTCCTTACCCCTGACGGGCGATGGCAGGACATGCAAGGATATTCGATTATACGGAATGTCCACAGTAATAAATCAAACTTTCTCGCATACTTCGGGTTGACATTCGCAAATCGAGAGGCCCTTCTCAGAATTCAGAGCAGGTATCAGATACGCGTCGTCCAATGCTCGAAGGAGGATTTAACCTCGCCCGGAACATTCAACATGTTCGAAAGAATCAAAGAGGAGGCAGAAAAGACATATAAGGCCGTTTGCGGCCTGCCAACTCTTGGAGCTTGGCACAAAAAAGCAAGAAAAAATGTAAAACCATTGAAAATG contains the following coding sequences:
- a CDS encoding branched-chain amino acid ABC transporter permease → MQIFINGLIVGLVYALVALGFNIIYRGTKVFHIAHGAIYTSAPYFFLGWVLLTGSTHFTNIGSSLFLGLVSAIVITCLLSALIELIVYRPHFMKGSSSVITFVSSLGVYIVVINLIAIFFGNTIRYLYPGLQPTLTFWGVRVTQMQVIEFIVSIISIIGFFILLEKSSLGRKIRAVSDNSTLANVLGISAKRIRVQVFLVGSLLASIASLLIAFDVGVTPFVGMSAVLTAAVAVIIGGVNSYRGSVVGAILLGLSQNVVIWFLSDQWKDAVTFLILVIVLVCRRQGLLSAKMRLEEK
- a CDS encoding branched-chain amino acid ABC transporter permease; translation: MSYMLYIVILIEIYTVLSLSLNVVVGYAGLVTLAQAALYGVGAYVATLLMVNLHWGFLPALLLAVVGTVLSSFLITAASMRFKGDYFILAALAFQVIVYSVINNWVTVTKGPFGIAGIPKPDLFGIHLDSLLTFSLFGLVITVMVGGLIYMVLHSAFGRTLQAIRDDEIAATTLGKKASSFKIRSIAISAGCAAVAGTLYATFITYIDPSTFTTDDSLLLLCMVLLGGTGNFKGPIVGAVILVLLPEALRLLAIPDSVSANLRMIIYGIALIVMMLVRPQGIAGKYKFES
- a CDS encoding ABC transporter ATP-binding protein, translated to MASNFLLETVSLSKSFDGVKAVDSVSIQIPERTITTIIGPNGAGKTTLFNIISGLIVEDSGVVRYKDKSLNDTPAWNRSAAGIGRLWQDVRLFKNMTAMENLLVAGRKQAGEKILDLFFQPHKVGAIEKENRQQALEILELFGLAEKRNTISEDLSYGQQKLIALGRLLMNNSDLLLLDEPTAGVNPVIIEKLLEHILNLVKNGKTVLMIEHDVPKAMAISDMIYVMDNGRIALSGSPSEILSNTQLKEIYVGV
- a CDS encoding ABC transporter ATP-binding protein, encoding MKTEVLTRRAYLKIEDISVRYYKKDILSEVSLEVMPGEIVAIIGANGAGKSTLLKAISGVVPPHKGKIIVEGRNVTGMETTLLFNLGISSLLQGNNTFPSLTVLEHLLLINKTKSKIDNKNDSDSMNEVWSIFPELYEVRNKRAGLLSGGERQKLSIATMLVQDAKMWLLDEPSGGLAPQAVKNVMNIIRRLSTERGIAVLLAEQNLREALKIADHAYVLKGGKVFHEENPSEILNNGKMEEIFFK
- a CDS encoding penicillin-binding protein activator, producing MKRKFWIAATAVIIIGLIIAAVTTLVQRKPNDVKFGAILSLTGDAASYGTMMKNGMEIAQDEVNTSGGINGKKLDMIYEDSQFDPTDAASAAQKLINVDHVQVITGITGSKNALAVAPIANANKVVIVDALSSAAELTTKGGKYYFRIMPSDDFSGMYVAQWAISNAWKNGVILYADDDWGKGIENSAASKFESLGGKIALSEPVETGTNDFRTVVTKVAMAKPDVVFLFAYAPEAAIFVKQMREFNVKTHYIGSDNLSAGEFAKVGADVVDGVMFDLPAEGSGPAYDSFRSAYKAKFGEYPSVNSIKAYDVVKLAAFVVSKVGYDGVKIQEFLADSLANDNYHGASGKIVFDQNGDIENPQYDKMIYENGQYVKMSTEK
- a CDS encoding threonine/serine dehydratase, producing the protein MDKTNITIRDVISARKFLEQYDVKTPLRFNTILSQETGAEIYIKHENFNLSGAFKIRAALYYVGTLPEVDRKKGLIAVTRGNHGAALAIAGKRFCTSVTVVVPVGNSIGKNRLIKSYGAELVEYGKDYDEAKEHCEKLAAETGKVYVHTANIPGIIAAAGTCAYEVFEELSDPDVLIVPIGSGGLISGTAIVRNAINPSTKIIGVQAEKANAVYRSLKEGRTIQLESCDTIADGLATRSVFELPFSIIKSNVNEVVTVSEEEIKAAICRGIESTHSLIEGASASTIAALGKVSSYLKGMKVVLFITGANIDKEILSAAVNA
- a CDS encoding class I SAM-dependent methyltransferase, with amino-acid sequence MLKLMMNPNLRIEEKLEPRFEILFQNRIDYKDEPSKLDAAQNTANELALYHESKRTVQKLFQKSKEPLLVVDFCAGTGLFSEHILEVANVGKVVCVDTDDQFLDASRQRLTKHANIEFEFRNEDATTFRYPEKVDLILMGSAYHHVLNEEKVQFLKNAKELLKPDGHILVNENFLPPYSNSLESYREAVYLFYSELIKYLEKMGTPDNAVDIIRQVAWYGYQYDYEYKVSYNVFHDHVKKAGLKISRKIRVWPHKYPNAFPSDNVGSFVVVVGMHERVHREL